The Triticum aestivum cultivar Chinese Spring chromosome 7B, IWGSC CS RefSeq v2.1, whole genome shotgun sequence genome window below encodes:
- the LOC123162747 gene encoding transcription factor bHLH49, which produces METNEKNAADLEEKNQPSGHSQQPSFHGPGFSLSPEAQMDSSSSALAAMGNPFPPGLWNPPGQNFGLGETNTNAMLNGHQFSSFLGMLSAATPAYPGAQSGFMDCGTGFPGLSANSLGAMMDHPFSRNPPMGSFQNDIETSREMNVDEGCKDALLTGDRQQGDAESSHGVDASSKELSKPECSGGAGQDEGPSVSCPKKRKRPSQDRGVKNVQEGSQQLATLAAKQEKDDDDKDEPKRPIGTSRKSNGKQTEDKSDAPKEDYIHIRARSGQATNSHSLAERVRREKISERMKFLQDLVPGCSKVIGKAVMLDEIINYVQSLQRQVEFLSMKLSAVNPALDFNIERILSKDLFQSQGTASSTFGFLPDIGHQFLHPPKHSQAALHSIVNPADAFGRVTNAPVGCTFKEATHQVPNSFDGEFHNVIGMPFTLFNDQESNGKP; this is translated from the exons ATGGAGACGAATGAGAAGAACGCCGCTGATTTGGAGGAGAAGAACCAGCCCAGCGGGCACAGCCAGCAGCCGAGCTTCCACGGACCGGGCTTCTCGCTCTCGCCGGAAGCTCAGATGGATTCTTCCAGCAGTGCGCTGGCCGCCATGGGGAATCCGTTCCCTCCTGGCTTATGGAACCCACCTGGCCAGAACTTCGGGTTGGGGGAGACCAACACGAACGCTATGCTGAATGGACACCAGTTCTCCTCGTTTTTGGGGATGCTGTCAGCAGCAACGCCCGCATATCCCGGCGCCCAGTCGGGGTTCATGGATTGCGGAACAGGGTTTCCTGGCTTAAGTGCAAACAGTCTTGGAGCCATGATGGATCACCCTTTTTCCAGGAACCCTCCTATGGGTAGTTTCCAAAACGATATTGAGACGTCTAGGGAGATGAATGTGGACGAAGGTTGCAAGGATGCATTATTGACTGGTGATAGGCAGCAAGGAGATGCCGAGAGTTCACATGGTGTTGATGCCTCTAGCAAGGAGTTAAGCAAGCCGGAGTGCAGTGGAGGTGCTGGTCAGGATGAAGGGCCTAGTGTCTCTTGTCCCAAGAAGAGGAAAAGACCAAGCCAG GATCGTGGGGTGAAGAATGTACAAGAAGGAAGCCAGCAATTGGCAACTCTGGCTGCAAAGCAGGAGAAAGATGATGATGACAAAGATGAACCAAAGAGGCCTATTGGGACATCCAGAAAGTCCAACGGTAAGCAAACTGAGGATAAATCTGATGCGCCAAAGGAAGATTACATTCATATAAGAGCTCGAAGTGGCCAGGCTACAAACAGCCATAGTCTTGCAGAAAGG GTTCGGAGGGAAAAGATTAGTGAAAGGATGAAATTTCTTCAGGACCTTGTTCCTGGTTGTAGTAAA GTCATTGGCAAAGCCGTTATGCTGGATGAGATAATCAATTATGTTCAATCATTACAGCGGCAAGTTGAG TTTTTGTCGATGAAACTTTCAGCTGTCAATCCAGCGCTAGACTTCAACATAGAGCGCATTCTATCTAAGGAT TTATTTCAGTCTCAAGGAACTGCATCGTCTACCTTTGGCTTCTTACCAGACATTGGCCATCAATTTTTGCATCCACCAAAACATTCTCAAGCTGCGTTGCACAGCATCGTAAATCCTGCCGATGCATTTGGAAGAGTAACAAATGCTCCGGTAGGATGTACATTCAAAGAGGCCACACATCAG GTGCCCAATAGTTTTGATGGAGAGTTCCACAACGTAATCGGGATGCCTTTTACCCTTTTTAACGACCAAGAATCAAATGGTAAACCATGA